The following are from one region of the Paenibacillus sp. KS-LC4 genome:
- a CDS encoding lipoate--protein ligase, whose protein sequence is MRFVSNKHITDPALNLALEEYILRSLPPEDDYLLFYINEPSIIIGKNQNTMEEINPRYVEENNIHVVRRLSGGGAVYHDEGNLNFSFIMSDDGQSFHNFKKFTEPVVKALAALGVQAELTGRNDIQVGERKISGNAQFSARGRMFSHGTLLFDSEIENVVSALKANPEKYVSKATKSIRSRVANISEFLAAPITIENFRQSVLASIFEGSEEIPYYELTEEQWADVRELAQTRYRNWDWNYGRSPAFNMRQTRRIEGAGTFDVRLQVEEGLIVDAAVYGDFFGRGESSEFATQLIGQRYEAAALGRLLGEIDLGYYFGKVTKDDLMGLIFE, encoded by the coding sequence ATGCGTTTTGTAAGCAACAAACATATAACAGACCCGGCGCTTAATTTGGCGCTGGAAGAATACATTTTACGATCACTGCCGCCAGAGGACGATTATTTGCTGTTTTATATTAATGAGCCTTCCATTATTATTGGCAAAAACCAAAATACAATGGAAGAAATCAACCCGCGCTATGTAGAGGAAAATAATATCCATGTCGTACGCCGGCTGTCTGGAGGCGGAGCCGTTTATCATGACGAAGGGAATTTAAATTTCAGCTTCATCATGAGCGACGATGGCCAATCGTTCCATAATTTCAAGAAATTCACCGAGCCTGTCGTGAAGGCGCTAGCCGCGCTTGGCGTTCAGGCCGAGCTTACGGGTCGCAACGATATTCAAGTAGGAGAACGAAAAATTTCCGGCAACGCGCAGTTTTCGGCACGTGGCAGAATGTTCAGCCATGGCACCTTGCTGTTTGATTCCGAAATTGAAAATGTCGTATCGGCTTTGAAAGCGAATCCCGAAAAATATGTATCGAAAGCGACAAAATCGATACGCAGCCGCGTAGCCAACATTTCCGAGTTTCTGGCAGCACCCATCACGATTGAAAACTTCCGCCAAAGCGTGCTTGCTTCCATTTTTGAAGGCAGCGAGGAAATTCCCTATTACGAGCTGACTGAGGAGCAATGGGCAGATGTCCGCGAGCTGGCCCAGACGCGATATCGCAACTGGGATTGGAATTATGGCCGATCACCGGCATTTAATATGCGCCAGACGAGACGGATAGAAGGAGCTGGCACATTTGATGTGCGCCTCCAAGTTGAAGAGGGCCTAATCGTGGATGCCGCTGTATATGGCGATTTCTTCGGCCGTGGCGAGAGCAGCGAATTTGCAACGCAGCTTATCGGTCAGCGTTACGAAGCAGCAGCGCTCGGCAGGCTGCTTGGCGAAATTGATTTAGGCTATTATTTCGGCAAAGTGACGAAGGACGATTTAATGGGCCTGATTTTCGAATAA
- a CDS encoding VanZ family protein, with product MKQAGGNSVSFVQKVTAALIVVYTMWLIYAMFFGFGRQAGNRAELRYNFIPFSTIKLYITNFNHINLSDWVINMGGNLVVFVPYGIALPIVFRWRLGKTLLSFLLFITLLEMLQMLTRRGSFDIDDIIMNSVAAVLGYGIVVWIRRLAIGKKSM from the coding sequence TTGAAGCAGGCAGGCGGTAATTCCGTTTCCTTTGTTCAAAAAGTGACAGCCGCTCTTATCGTTGTTTATACGATGTGGCTCATTTATGCAATGTTTTTTGGGTTTGGCCGGCAGGCGGGCAACCGTGCGGAGCTTCGATATAATTTCATTCCGTTTTCGACGATTAAGCTGTATATAACGAACTTTAATCATATAAATCTTAGCGATTGGGTCATTAATATGGGCGGCAACCTTGTCGTGTTCGTACCTTATGGCATCGCGCTTCCCATTGTTTTTCGCTGGCGGCTGGGCAAGACGCTGCTGTCGTTTCTGCTATTTATTACGCTGCTGGAAATGCTGCAAATGCTCACGAGGCGCGGCAGCTTCGACATTGATGATATAATCATGAACAGCGTCGCTGCTGTGCTTGGTTACGGGATTGTTGTCTGGATTAGGCGGCTTGCAATTGGCAAAAAAAGCATGTAG
- a CDS encoding GNAT family N-acetyltransferase: MEQEQGKQQLLKNFQEWITFVGTLEQQEEAVWELSLAPGKWSVREVVAHIALWDRYFLTTAIERLSRQQALTLRHLDYDAFNENARLYGRYTSIAKLIRQTIQDREAIVGLIQALPEQQYEAEYIDSEGHPFRLQAYLNDFIAHDRHHVAQIKQLLDSAALNSSLEERLQLKLEELSMNAWPALQVLMYEGWQLRLANGYTKRSNSIVPAACSGEELSRKIAYGEAFYTAHGLDTAYKITPFSQPPELDETLALQGYDKIDPVYVKTAPLAQMRKPAGGLDVRIDPFISEAWLAAYTSMAKHTAVERETLKNMFASPPFQTAFAVLYVEGAPAACGIGVMERGYIGLYAIVTSPDFRRRGFGEQLLLHILQWGKEIGAEHSYLLVTHANEAANRLYDKLGFTLQYSYWYRVKKLAVSY, translated from the coding sequence ATGGAGCAGGAGCAGGGAAAACAGCAGTTGCTCAAAAATTTTCAGGAATGGATTACATTTGTGGGGACGTTGGAGCAGCAGGAGGAAGCGGTATGGGAGCTAAGCTTGGCTCCGGGAAAATGGTCTGTTCGCGAGGTCGTCGCTCATATAGCGCTTTGGGATCGTTATTTTCTCACGACAGCCATTGAAAGATTGAGTCGACAGCAGGCGCTGACGCTGAGGCATTTGGATTATGATGCTTTTAATGAAAATGCCCGTTTATATGGTCGCTATACTTCAATTGCCAAGCTGATCAGGCAGACGATTCAGGATCGTGAAGCGATTGTGGGGCTCATTCAAGCTTTGCCGGAGCAGCAATATGAGGCTGAATACATAGATAGCGAGGGGCATCCCTTCCGGCTGCAGGCGTATTTGAACGATTTTATTGCGCATGACCGGCATCATGTGGCACAGATTAAGCAGCTTCTGGACAGCGCAGCATTAAATTCCTCCTTGGAGGAGCGGCTTCAGCTCAAGCTGGAGGAGCTATCAATGAATGCTTGGCCTGCGCTGCAAGTGCTTATGTATGAGGGGTGGCAGCTTCGTCTGGCGAACGGCTATACCAAACGGTCAAACTCCATTGTGCCAGCAGCCTGCAGCGGGGAAGAGCTATCGCGAAAAATCGCCTATGGCGAAGCTTTTTATACGGCGCATGGACTGGATACGGCCTATAAAATAACGCCATTCTCCCAGCCCCCGGAGCTGGATGAGACGCTCGCGCTGCAAGGCTACGACAAAATAGACCCCGTCTATGTCAAAACGGCGCCCCTTGCTCAAATGCGTAAGCCGGCTGGCGGGCTGGACGTGCGCATAGATCCTTTTATAAGTGAAGCTTGGCTGGCAGCCTACACGTCGATGGCGAAGCACACGGCAGTTGAGCGCGAGACGCTGAAAAATATGTTTGCATCACCGCCGTTCCAGACGGCCTTTGCAGTGCTTTATGTAGAGGGAGCGCCCGCGGCTTGCGGAATTGGCGTGATGGAGCGAGGATATATTGGTCTGTATGCCATCGTGACCTCACCGGATTTTCGCAGGCGTGGATTTGGCGAGCAGCTTCTGCTCCATATTTTGCAGTGGGGCAAGGAGATTGGGGCGGAGCACAGCTATCTGCTCGTTACGCATGCTAATGAGGCGGCTAATCGCTTGTATGACAAGCTGGGCTTTACGCTGCAATACAGCTATTGGTATCGAGTGAAAAAATTAGCGGTGTCCTATTAA